A window of the Sebaldella sp. S0638 genome harbors these coding sequences:
- a CDS encoding autotransporter outer membrane beta-barrel domain-containing protein — protein sequence MKRIILMSMLGTLSSFGNAQVTVNTSSDTINITSDTQTTNDLVITGEGPYTAGGNNGNPDPNWYLQGYKVSNGAVLENLNKIDLNAKYNNGVLISNNSSLINSGTINMNSTNGVGVLSADGTGTIINTSDGVINLTSGIGIATKGYSGPTFTGVIRNDGTILSTAGGTAIFTYGSQNIKGGTIENNGIIRVNGGTSASAVTIRGFSTFTNNNEVSGSASASSSFSGLLTGDSGAQLINSSTGVITGKNYANGVYIANSSLTNQSFVKNDGIITVEKGYGIYALASNVENNGSITSNNYGIYATKYSNAAPFSTVINNGSVTIGSNGIGIQLSQAIGENNGKIIIAGNNVTGVSIFGGGAYEGRFTNNSDIISGSDKTGITLIKLSGSTTAGDKTAHVYNNAALTALGDNSIAIYSTNNGKIHNTGDITVNNGIGIKLEYSSLNTGDNTGLITVKGSGIGILAGASYYKGSVLNNDGKIVLENNGTGIYVSSGTTYMDGTTGTNTGTIEFNGESGTGIYVTDAKTSFTNSADFVSTERNTTGMSVTKSASITNTGDMELSGAGSVGINITDSGNLISNTGTLSIDNGIGIRISNSELKDGQNTGIINIDGENGAGIAGINSKVSNNGQIYVSGMALGMYANNTELNNAGEINITEGTGIAGESNSKIVNSAAIKITDSGTGIKAAGSEVTNESTGIISAVKGTNIDVSSTTLTNNALLSNEDGVGILGNNSKVTNSGELQIIKGTGISTLNNSILTNSAKISITEGTGIQTSASNVTNTAGGEIKVSKGINIDLADSVLKNAALLINSNGVGINADNSEIENTGNISIENGTGILTANNSMLLNSAQISISTEGTGIKADNSTVKNTGDIDITKGTAIAALNNSSILNTGYLKSGNTGISSEQSTLLNQGKIEAAETGIYVSNNIKTVNTGEINGKTGVEIVSGAEEYSGHFLNTGKISGTDYAVKFDNSSSVLELGNGSEISGKINASGGENVLIVNGNVKIDSADNFNKIVSRGNSEITGIINLNPAADDSYYTEAFSGKKSMADLADETELGELTLSGVINVGVNYDGIVNETNKTGKIIAASLNLQNGKIVLNNAGNTVNDIAKESGLTNYGDQLRVKSIVVSNKKQAVDPSFQFQTTGGMNEAEGWTKETVSRIENGVTVLDALYTNLNKEVPVTPVPDPEPNPDPVPSPSPDPKPTAAEKTNAVPRNRVDLDSLNRLDTMSGNFLSMEADSMNSGERRQSVEYVGTKAGSNFKGSNSLNYDYDVDSDGIAGTTLYKHTDNLYSGFTLGYTDNKVRYDNGDEEKVNTFGIDVFGRYKTGNLNLDGHFGYGYNEHKLNADWLMAGRKESSYNSHVIKTGVTASYDQNLWNTGLVVTPSIGVDYIMVNEETIRTDGMAKIEGASGDGAVGKIGLHIGNGTGNFRWLVGIGYEQNFTDTFHKDRKMTNGYTMEELHYGKGTLNANLNMDFKITDKFTLKTGYEYENNSDFENHKINAGISYILGER from the coding sequence ATGAAAAGAATAATATTAATGTCAATGCTTGGAACATTATCGAGTTTTGGGAATGCGCAGGTTACAGTTAATACATCCTCTGACACAATAAATATAACTAGTGATACACAAACAACAAATGATTTGGTAATTACCGGAGAAGGACCGTATACTGCCGGCGGAAACAACGGGAATCCGGACCCTAACTGGTACTTGCAGGGATATAAAGTGAGTAACGGGGCAGTTCTTGAAAACTTAAATAAGATTGACCTCAATGCGAAATACAATAATGGAGTTTTAATAAGTAACAATTCCAGTCTGATCAATTCCGGAACAATTAATATGAACAGCACAAATGGTGTGGGAGTTTTATCAGCAGACGGAACAGGGACAATTATAAATACTTCTGACGGAGTAATTAATCTTACATCGGGTATAGGGATTGCTACAAAAGGTTATTCCGGACCTACATTTACAGGAGTTATACGAAATGACGGTACAATACTGTCAACAGCAGGCGGAACAGCTATATTTACATATGGAAGTCAGAATATAAAAGGCGGTACTATTGAAAATAACGGGATTATAAGAGTAAACGGCGGAACAAGCGCTTCTGCGGTTACAATAAGAGGGTTTTCTACATTTACCAATAACAATGAAGTGTCAGGTTCAGCCTCAGCCAGTTCATCGTTCAGCGGATTACTGACAGGAGACAGCGGAGCCCAGCTTATAAACTCATCAACAGGTGTGATAACAGGGAAAAATTATGCAAATGGAGTATATATAGCAAACTCTTCTCTTACAAATCAGTCATTTGTAAAAAATGACGGAATAATAACTGTTGAAAAAGGGTATGGAATTTATGCACTTGCTTCAAATGTAGAAAATAACGGATCAATAACATCAAATAATTATGGAATTTATGCTACTAAATACTCTAATGCAGCTCCGTTTTCTACGGTTATAAATAACGGAAGTGTGACAATAGGAAGTAACGGGATCGGAATCCAGCTTTCACAGGCAATTGGTGAAAATAACGGGAAAATAATCATTGCAGGAAATAATGTAACCGGAGTATCTATATTCGGCGGCGGAGCCTACGAAGGACGTTTTACAAATAACAGTGATATAATTTCCGGTTCGGATAAAACAGGTATTACTTTGATAAAATTAAGCGGAAGTACAACAGCTGGCGATAAAACTGCACATGTATATAATAATGCAGCATTAACAGCTCTCGGGGACAATTCAATAGCGATCTATTCTACAAATAACGGTAAAATACATAATACAGGAGATATAACAGTAAATAACGGAATAGGAATAAAACTGGAATATTCATCATTAAACACAGGAGATAACACAGGGTTAATAACAGTAAAAGGAAGCGGAATAGGAATTTTGGCCGGTGCCTCATATTACAAAGGTTCTGTTTTGAATAATGACGGAAAAATAGTTCTTGAGAATAATGGAACAGGAATATATGTTTCATCGGGAACTACTTATATGGACGGAACTACAGGGACAAATACCGGGACAATAGAATTTAACGGCGAGAGCGGAACAGGGATTTATGTAACAGATGCCAAAACATCTTTCACAAACAGTGCTGACTTTGTATCAACAGAAAGAAATACTACAGGTATGTCTGTGACAAAATCTGCAAGTATAACAAATACAGGAGATATGGAATTATCAGGTGCAGGTTCTGTGGGAATAAACATTACTGACAGCGGAAACTTAATATCGAATACCGGAACTTTGAGTATAGATAACGGTATAGGAATAAGAATAAGCAATTCAGAACTAAAAGACGGACAAAATACCGGGATTATCAATATCGACGGTGAAAACGGCGCAGGGATAGCAGGAATAAATTCAAAAGTCAGTAATAACGGACAAATTTATGTAAGCGGTATGGCTCTTGGAATGTATGCTAATAACACTGAACTGAATAATGCAGGAGAAATTAATATAACAGAGGGAACAGGAATAGCAGGAGAGAGCAACAGTAAAATTGTAAATAGTGCCGCAATAAAAATAACAGATTCAGGAACAGGAATCAAAGCTGCAGGGTCTGAAGTAACAAATGAAAGTACAGGTATAATATCAGCAGTTAAAGGGACTAATATAGATGTAAGCAGTACAACACTGACAAATAACGCGCTTTTAAGCAATGAAGACGGTGTAGGAATACTTGGCAATAATTCTAAAGTGACAAACAGCGGAGAATTGCAGATAATAAAAGGAACAGGAATTTCAACTTTAAATAACAGTATCCTGACAAACAGTGCGAAAATAAGTATAACAGAAGGAACAGGAATACAGACATCGGCTTCAAATGTAACAAATACAGCCGGCGGGGAAATAAAAGTGTCAAAAGGAATTAACATAGATTTAGCAGATTCTGTACTAAAAAATGCTGCATTATTGATTAATTCAAATGGTGTAGGGATAAATGCCGATAATTCAGAAATAGAAAATACCGGTAATATAAGTATAGAGAATGGAACAGGAATCTTAACAGCAAATAACAGCATGCTTCTGAACAGTGCTCAAATAAGTATATCAACAGAAGGAACAGGAATAAAAGCTGATAATTCAACAGTAAAAAATACCGGAGATATAGATATAACAAAAGGAACAGCAATAGCAGCTTTAAATAACAGCAGTATTTTGAATACAGGTTATTTGAAAAGCGGCAATACAGGAATAAGTTCTGAGCAGTCAACATTATTGAACCAAGGTAAAATAGAAGCAGCGGAGACAGGGATTTATGTGTCGAATAATATAAAAACGGTAAATACAGGAGAAATAAACGGAAAAACAGGTGTAGAAATAGTTTCCGGTGCAGAAGAATACAGCGGACACTTCTTAAATACTGGTAAAATATCAGGTACAGATTATGCAGTGAAATTTGATAACAGCAGCAGTGTGCTTGAACTAGGAAACGGAAGTGAAATAAGCGGGAAAATTAATGCTTCCGGCGGAGAAAATGTATTAATAGTAAACGGAAATGTAAAAATAGATAGTGCTGATAATTTTAATAAAATAGTAAGCAGAGGAAATTCGGAAATTACAGGAATTATCAACCTGAATCCTGCTGCAGATGACAGTTATTATACAGAAGCTTTTTCAGGGAAAAAAAGTATGGCGGATCTGGCTGATGAAACTGAACTGGGAGAATTAACATTATCAGGAGTAATAAATGTAGGTGTAAATTATGACGGAATAGTGAATGAAACAAATAAAACAGGAAAAATAATAGCAGCAAGTCTGAATTTACAAAACGGAAAAATAGTTTTGAACAATGCAGGAAATACAGTAAACGATATTGCAAAAGAATCAGGGCTCACTAATTACGGAGATCAGCTGAGAGTAAAGAGTATAGTTGTTTCTAATAAAAAACAGGCTGTGGATCCTTCTTTCCAGTTTCAGACAACTGGAGGAATGAATGAAGCAGAAGGTTGGACTAAGGAAACAGTATCAAGAATAGAAAACGGAGTTACAGTACTGGATGCATTGTATACGAATCTTAATAAGGAAGTTCCTGTTACTCCTGTACCAGATCCTGAACCGAATCCTGATCCAGTACCAAGTCCGTCTCCTGATCCAAAACCAACAGCAGCGGAGAAAACAAATGCCGTTCCCAGAAACAGGGTTGATCTTGACAGCTTAAACAGACTGGACACAATGTCGGGGAATTTTCTTTCTATGGAAGCAGACAGTATGAATTCCGGTGAAAGAAGACAATCGGTAGAATATGTAGGAACAAAAGCAGGATCGAACTTTAAAGGAAGCAACAGTCTTAATTATGATTATGATGTGGATTCTGACGGAATAGCCGGAACAACACTTTATAAACATACAGATAATTTATACAGCGGTTTTACTTTGGGATATACAGATAATAAGGTAAGATATGATAACGGAGATGAGGAAAAGGTAAATACATTCGGTATAGATGTATTTGGAAGATATAAAACAGGAAACCTGAATCTGGACGGACATTTCGGATATGGTTATAATGAACACAAACTTAATGCAGACTGGCTTATGGCAGGAAGAAAAGAGAGCAGTTATAATTCTCATGTAATAAAAACAGGAGTAACAGCAAGCTATGACCAGAATTTATGGAATACAGGTTTGGTGGTAACTCCGTCAATAGGTGTGGATTATATAATGGTAAATGAAGAAACAATCAGAACTGATGGTATGGCAAAGATAGAAGGTGC